atattaacattaacacacacagcggcaagggcctaaagcggtacaggtcaggccacggggtcccccGGACcgccgccctgacctgtctgggcgagccccgaagccccgggtgcgacccatccctaggacggcgcggacccggccggccaggcaacgtggtcacccccttctcaagctcctaacacctcagccgtatagcagtgaggtaaggactcgcaagctggggtttccaaaggcagcctgcccctgcaactggcagccgtcaaagcagtaccagcccttcaggcaggcccctcttcccactaaaggggaagcgccaagggtgctcaccggcccgcaccctaactacccaaaacctgccaacgccaaggtcaagcctctgcttaggccttggcgccccactgataatcTAGGGCCAGctgtagcccttgccgcaagtcgtccaaaaatatttggttgcccaATTCCGAAAGGTGCACCCCATCGCCCCTGTAGAGGCCCGGCACCTCGGCCCTTATCCTAGGATGAGGCAAATACACCCCTAACCCTCCTTCCAGAGCCTTCTGAATGGCacgattggccttcatcctcgctCTCTCTATGGCTTGTCGGCAtccagcttccctccaaaccaaacgAGGGACCATTGCTGACCATAtaatcagcacccccggccacctcTCAGCGATAAGGCGCAAATCAGCCTGCGCCTGGGCAGACAACGCCCTACCCTGGAGCATCCCCAGgtcattgccgcccaaatgaaCAACTAGGATATGGGGGGGCTCACACCCCAATCcaaacagcaagggcaagagACCTGACCACCTGAGGCCACGGCGACCCTGCCACTCCAACACAGCCTTCTCGCTCAATCCAAGCTGCGACCCCACAGAAGTCCGTCttgcttgatgggctgcccaaaaaacataactgtggccgcagatcaggATCCGTTGCCTGGCACCGCGCGCTCTGGAACCTAAGAAACAATCAGTTAACAGCGTTCTAAACATGCGAAAGAGGACGAACATATGAACGGAAAGCAGCTGATTTCCACCTACCCACCCGCTGTATCATCTGCCCAGTAAACCCCATGGCTGCCGcggtggatgcagccccaattctAAACGAGTGGGTGCCAAAATTCACCCCCTTCAAACCCAGTTTATTCAGAGCTCGCtttgtcaccgcccaaaactgaaaaCGCGTAAGCGGAGCACCGCTCTGGTGAGAGAAAAGCAGGCCCTCACCATCCCCCCTCAACTTCCAATATCTGCTCAATGCCTTAACTGGGCACAGCTCCGCATCAGCACAGGGACCCAGCCTCACAACAGCCCCCTTTCCCTGTTGGTCTGTTTTAGACCAACGAATCAAAAGGGTAACGGCTTCCCCTTCAAACGTCAAGTCCCTGGCCATCAATGCACGACCCGAGGAATCCCTTGCTGACTGCGCAACTAGCTCGCTGACCcgaagggccccaaaaaaggcagttagaGCGGCCGCATGGAAAAGCGTCGCTTCATACCGCGACGTACACACCTCCTTCCATGCCCCCTTCAACCCCTTTAGGACtgccggggaaatgggctcccgtGGATCTACACCTCTGGGgcattccctggcccagccttctaacatcttcctcacccggaagtcgcccgtggcctcaggcaacccctgggctttgctaataAACGCTAGCgctgccagctgccccctaatgGATCGCACCGCCAACCCTTTGCCCCGTTGCCAGATACAAAATCGCAGTAAATGCTCCACCGGTACTGGCCAGCTATGGGCCAAACCTTCAACCGACCTAAACTCCCGTAACAGGCCTACCGCTCGCTGGTAAGCTCTCCGtgtgctgggtgcgatggctgctTGAATAGCCCGACATACTTCggtctcccaagctgccacagctccggtggcatccGAGCCGGGAgccgatcggcctccggagcgaggctccaaaaacgctccatctgtaggcgagacaaggcgtccgccTTACCGTTATCCACCCCAGacacatgcctggccctgaacaaaatattcctctggaggcacaccagagtGAATTCCCTCACCAACCGCATCACCATGGGGGACTTGGACGTTAAGGCATTAACTACCTGAACAaccgcctggttatcacaccaaaataGTACTGTGTGATTAGCCAGCTCCTGCCCCCATAGGCGCACCGCCACCAAAAGCGGGAAGAACTCCAAAAAGGTAAGGTCCCTCACTAAGGTAGATGTCCGCCAATCCTGCGGCCACTGTTCCGCGCACCAATgattccggaaataaactccaaaACCAGTGGATCCAGATGCGTCTGACGTCACCTGCAGCTCCGCCTCAAGCAGGAGAACCTCCCGCCAAAGAGAAACCCCGTTGAATTCTGCTAAAAAGGTCTCCCACACTGCTAAATCCGCACGCATACCCACTGAAACCCGCAACCTATGATGAGGTGCACGCAAACCCGCCATAGCGTCGCATAAGCGCCgcaaaaaggccctaccaggAGCGATAGCCTTACAAGCAAAATTAAGGTAACCCACCAGCTGCTGTAGCTCCACCAGGGACACCTTATGCTGAGAGCGCATCTTAATCACCCTGGATCTAAGCTCTGCCACCTTATCTGCCGGTAACCTAAAAGACTGTTGGACAGTGTCCAATTCTATCCCCAAAAAAGTCAGCACCTGAGAAGGCCCTTCTGTCTTCTCATGCGCCAACGGCACACCCAGCTCCTCCGCTAAGGCCAAGAACGTGGCCATTAGCCGAGCGCACTGTCCTGACCCCGCTGGCCCAGCGAACAAAAAATCGTCCAAATAATGAGCCGTATCGCGAGAGGCGGCCCTACgccgcacctcccattcaagAAAAGAACTAAAACACTCGAAGGCCGCACatgaaatggagcagcccattggcaatgctctatccatgtaaaattccccATCAAAGGCAAAGCCAAGGAGCTCAAAGTCATTGGGGTGCACTGGcagaagacgaaaggccgacttaatgtcgcatttcgccatctcagcgcCCACCCCGCACCTACGGACCACCCTGGCTGCTTGGTCAAAAGTGGTATACCGGACCGAGCATAactgctcaggaatggcatcattcaccgattcccctctagggaatgacaggtgatgaatcaggcgAAATTCCCCTcgtgccttcttaggcacaaccccCAGAGGAGATACTCTGaagttgggggttgggggggcaggAAATGGCCCCAACACTCGCCCCTCCGCACACTCCTTCTCAATCTTTCTCCGAACTATGTCCTCTTTTCCCAAAACCGAACGTAAATTATCAGACATAAAAGGTGCCCTGGCACCCTGAAACGGAATTCTAAATCCGTCCTGAAACCCGTGAAACAAATAAGCTGCGTCCTCCTGCTTGGGGTAACCTTGCAAAAGCCGCCTAAGGACCCTcaaccttaccgggctggggccctttaccagggggGTGTTGACCCCCTGCACTGCCACCTCCCGGcttcttccccccccaccccggcttACCCCTGGGGCATGAATTATATGGGTGGGAACCTCCACAAGAGGGACACTCATGTCTGAACCGGCAAGGCTTCCGCATACAGGAACCCTTGTACGCAAACTCCCAACAcaggagccggggttgaaccggctgacccgcggCAACGCGGGAGCTAGGGGCCTGGGAAGACCGATGCACAACATGCCCACTGTCTGACCTATCAAACACGTTCGGCTTggctggggacatcacctgcagccacaattCCTGATGAACCCGATCCCAAGGAATGTTAGGGTTCATGgcagcccgcatacggaactcctcatcgtactgcatccatgcagcacctgagaagcccgtgtaCCCCTTGAATATAATATCCAAGTATTGAAATAGTTGGATAGCCCGGCTAGGTTGAGCCCTAACAATGACCCCCGCATAAATCAAAAATCCGGGCAGCCAATTATTCCACGTCCTGTCCACTTTCCTCCTTTTGATCCGCTCCCTATCTCTATCATCCATTTCGTCCTTACTCTTTTTCTCCAGCTCTCTAAAAAGCAGACAAAAAAGGTCCACGTACTCCCCTTTCAATATTTTATCCTTGGTTGCCTGGGTCAGATGCTCGCCTAACGGCAAagctgtgtccccaaatggaacaGCGTTGAAGGGAACCTGTCCATATGCCATCGCCATATGAGGGTAAAACCCCCACTGGGTTCCTGCATACCCAGGCCACCCCAAATACGGGTTGGGGAAGGGCATAGCAGTTCCAGTACCCCACGCTGCAGTACCGGGCGCAGCCTGCAGGAGCGGGGACCCCGCCCCGGCAGCTGTGCCAGCCGGGCTacttcttgctgcctgccccccaaaaggcatGTAAGCCCCCGTTGAGAGAGAAGGCAGAGGGCCTGCCATTGCTTGGccccacggcccccaaggccatgtaCTAGCTGAATGTGGTGTCGTGTCATTACCTCCACACTCCACAGGTTCCACCGCAACAGCCACAGGGGAAGAATCATCCTGCCACGCTTGCACCTCATCGCCAGTCGTCACTTGCGGGTCGGGGGGCCCAGCgccgctcttgctgctgcttccgcTCGCTGTTCCTCCAGCTGCCCCTTCCAGGAGAGATAAACGCCGCAAAATATCTCTGTTAACTGCGTTTCTGGACGCCCTCCGTACAGGCCTCGCTGAATCAGCCTCCAGTGATGGAACACCTACAGACCCTTTCCCCTGCTCCAAAGCGCGTAGGCgcttcaaaatatcctgctggtcaGCCACCCCTTCATCTTCTGATGAAGACAAAACTGGACAAGGCCTCTTGACTGCCTGCTTcgcagcaggctgcttccccttggggggACCCCTGCCCTTTTTTGGCGGCATGCTGTATCCACCAATACCGCAAAAGGCAAGCAAAACAGGCCACTGCAATGCAGGAGGCCAataagccagccacaaaatggccgccccacCAACTGCCTCTAAGATGGCCGCCCAAGCAGGAGTGGGCCTGCTGAAGTCTGATATTGGCCGCAGGCCCTAGGAGGCAGGCGATGCAATGCCCCCCCAACACCACCCAGCCAAACGGCTCGAGCCAAGGGCCACTTAGGTACCCCAAAATCCCTCCCAAGGGAGAAATAGGCttagggtgaaggtgggggagggcCCACCAACGCAGCCACACACCACCCCACACGCTGCGCAGGCAGCCACTCACCAGGGCCAATTCCCAACGGCCCCTTACTCCCTTAAGCCCCCCGTACTGGCAGGCGCCACCCAGCCAAAGCCCGGGGAACCCGGCGCAAAAAACGCCACAAGGCCACACTTATACAGCCCAACCGGGGGGGGGTTAACAATCCGGCCGTAAGGaggcacctccccaccccccaaagcggCCTTAGGCCGTAAGGAGCCAAGCCCCCCGGAACCAAATACGCAGGCGGCCGCGATGCAAACGCCGCGCCGCAAACACCGCGCCGCTCGTGCCGCGCTCGCGGCAAAACGCCCGGCTCCGTGCGCTGCGCTGCTGCGCCGACGCCTCCCGGGACGTTGCCACAGCCTCGCTGCCTCTCCGCCGCCTCGCCGCCGCCGGAGAACCGCTGCCGCCGCTGCGACCGTCGCTCGCCCGGGTAGCTCCGACTACCCACACCAAGCGACGAGCCGCAACTGaagctgggccgggcagagcacgttCTTCCCTctcgctctgccccgcccagcagccttttcccaggaaggagggaggagccgGTGCTGCCTcaatccttccagggaggcaataacggcacccggctAACCGGCCcacagcctgccgggtaagtgccgaatTGTCATGCTGCATTATGGGTGTTGTATCTGCATCAATGGTAGCTCATTCATACCCGTTTTACTCAGAATGGCATTGCTTACTGTGGTAGCAAGAATTTCCTGGTGAGTACATATACATTTCATAGAAAACTGATTTACTTAATTGGGAACATGGTTCTGctttaacagaattaaaatgttTGATCTAAAATGTTTGATCTAAATCCAAACTTTTCAGTTAATTCATTTTCCGTACCTCAGGTTAGCCACCCAAACCTGCTACCTTTCCTCtcccacaatatttttaaaattatgctgcCCATGGCAACAATGTTATCCTAATTGCTAAATCTATATCTAATCTGGTCAGAGTATCAAAGACTTTCCAAGTTCATTACTTAAGTTGACATCCAAACTGGCTGTACAAAGGCAAGATGTTCATTCCAACCATTAAGGTGGTCTAGATTTTTTGGTCAATGGACACTGAATCAATATTAATGACATTTCTACTTGTCATCAATCAGTCTTGCAATATAAGGTGACTTTGCCAAGAAATTCTAAACTGTTTTAACGGATTCGTTTATTAAAGGGTATATAAATCCATTAAACAGTGTAGAACTTCTTTGCAGAATTTCCTGTTCTTTTGGAGAAGTAATAGATATGTAGACAGCTACTCCAAGATGGGGGAAAAATATACCAATAGTAAGGTTATATTTTTGGTGAAAAATATATACATTGATGTAGTAGTGTATGACTTACAGATGTATCAAATGTTTCAGACTGGTGACCAGGAACCTAGAAGTATCATGTGAGTAGGCCTGTACGGACAGTTGGATTAGGAAGAAAATGGCAGTGCCATCTAGGAGCGTACATTCCCAAATGCCCAAtttgaaaatatacatgaaaatcatTGGGTTGTTACTGTGATATttcagaatggtaacacaaatctgggattcttatgTAGGTacctatgtgccatcaagttgcaactaacTTACGGCCACTCCAgcaagaggttttcaaggcaagtgagaggcagaggtggtttgctgttgccttcctctgcagagtcttccttggtggttccccatccaagtactgactctgcttaccttccaagatctgacaagggccatttccccatgtcttaaaaatagcaccccactcactgaacactggcggctttcccACACTCTTTCTGATGTCattgtttccaaaatggatgcaggcagttatgattccgtttTTGTGGCAGTATGAAAAACACCCCCCCTCCTCATCTATGTGGGTTTTTTCATGCTTGAgtgcttactagagatgggcatgaacagaaaaaaaacgaacatgatgttcgttgttcattgccatccatgaacagggactcatgaaccaccacgaacatggccctgttcatgaacatgttcatggttggctgttcatgggggccagcaggctctcctccagccatcattcaagtcaagatccctactgcaccactcccagaaaccttacctgagcaggcagcaggaaaggtaccaataataaataatagtttggcccagagcctggcagcagccttggaacttgaaggggtagatccctattccaccacacacaaagaaaattcaagctccaatgcactctatcaaaatgccaacagtaactatctctctccctctccactgtctgcaaagtcagagctgggagctcccctccccccactctttgctcccttgttgtaacaaatttggagctccacactatctgcctatcaagctaaattgggcttagattggggtttccagggaaacagcaggagttcagacagagttcagaaatccctgcctaagttgccaagggaattgtttgcaggtgccagactgtctggcttgacgaacagcaagatgaacagcaaggaatgatgcttgcaatgaccacctgttcatttagaatggggcctcacaaacagcttgttcacaaacagcagattgggctattcgtggctttttttttgttcatattgctgttcatgcccatctctagtgcttaccatcagcagcaggcaggcatctggtttttctttgattctcccaATCCAGGCAGAGGCATTTCTCCTTTCTGAATGGAGCcttgctagaggtgggcacggtccagaaaacagaccaaaatttttcACAGTctggcccggttcgtggttcatgaacacacAGTTCATAGTACTCAccattttcatgaattttggtgcATTTGGGCTAGTCTATTGGTCCATGAGTCCAGCCatcctggcaccaatctatccattccctaggcaatggagagcaTGTCCACAAGGCTTTTGCAGCCCTTAagaacttaataggcagctctgcctgccaagcagagagctcccattctgttctatggagcaaggagcaagaatgaattccctaggcaatggaggagtggatattctgcagccaatcttagccctcaaaaccttgatgggcagctctgtctgccaaccagacagCTCTCTTTCTAcaagggaggggtggatgttctgcagccaatcttagccctcaaaaccttgaaaggcagctctgcttgccaaccagagaactcccattctgctctatggagcaaggagcaagaatgaattccctaggcaatggaggagtggatgttctgcagccaatcttagccctcaaaaccttgatgggcagctctgcctgccaaccagacagctcTCTTTCTAcaagggaggggtggatgttctgcagccaatcttagccctcaaaaccttgaaaggcagctctgcttgccaaccagagaactcccattctgctctatggagcaaggagcaagaatgaattccctaggcaatggaggggtggatgttctgcagccacggcaacaccaatcttagctctCAAAATGTAGATAGGCACCTCTGCCTGACAACCAGACAGctctcattcttctctatgtgagcaaggtgCAAGAATGGATTCCATAGGCAACAGCTGGggaggtgtctgtgtggtgagtgaaggggctcttcccccactctTTTCTGTTTGACTTTGCTTCATTACAACTTTTTgttgctgctagccaatgcaagtcaattggcatttgtgactccagtatctactggaaatttcctggggccggccactttgggggtctgtaactcggacgtccgaaatgcaatcttgaccaaacttagacaatggctggaggagaggctgctgaagactcTCTGCAATTTGGGCTCTTTGGGTGTGAAGGGGAGGAGCCAGGGCTGCAAggagtgatggaccatggaccgacaaACCGGTCCGTGAACAGGGCtagtctgtgaaaagttcatggtctatGGTCTGTGAAAACCGACGGACCATGATccagtggtttgtggggttttcctggtccatgcccacctctaatccttgCAAGGGATCAGAAGGTGAGTGCTACCAACCAATTTCTTTGGAGAAAAGCCCCCGAGAAGGAATTTCTGTAGAGGAGTCTGTGCCAAGCTGTGAGTGCTCTGAGCCTTAGGCTACTCCTTGTACAGCCCAAAATGTATGCAAATAACTTCTCACAGAGGGTCCTTTAGGACCAGAAAAAGTCTAGGGGGGAGTAAGAGTGCCAACCCTTATCAGCAAAATCGGTTTCTATGACTTTTAAGCAATGTTCTTGGAGCTGATGTGTGTCTCTGATGAAAGCAGTAAATCTGGAATCAACTTGTAAATAAACACCTCATGTAGCTTAGCCCTTGGACTCCCCCACTCCTCAGCCCTCGATACTGCTGCCTCCTTTTCCACCAGAAACTTCTTAAATAGTAGTAGTAATTAAGGCACTCCTACAGTGGATTCCCAACATGAAGACGTGTCTCATAGCAATTGGCTGATTGATTCATGACATAGAATCTCACACATATATGCTCTTTTTCAAAAATACTGAACTGTTTTCAAAGATTGGATGGATAGGGTGGGAAGGGGAGGTTTACTTCAAAGGAAGCCTTctttactttgtgaaaggaaacaatggaccacaataaggaaggatggcaaatgcacaTCTGTGAACAGAAAGACCCAAAAGACACCTACTTCAGGGATCTGCAAAATCAAACTCCTTTTACCATTCTGTTTGAAATTTGggagtctttagattagaggaaggactgtgttctaggcaaatttggtgccattatcttttaaAACAGCTTACCCAGACCCTGAGAGAGAGagtccccattgaaaataataatCTTGAAATTCCAGAACTCAGGAAAAAAACACATGGATTTGAATTCCAAACTGATAATGTCCTGCCAGAAAACCATCAATCATGGTAAAGGTTTCCCCTCTGAATCTCGGGActgaaattataatgattttttttcagtgcacgcCCCATTGTTCCATCTGGAAACAAAAGAAATGGCAAATGGTCCCCCAGTGGTAGTTTGGCAAATTGTGTTCACACAGTGGGGTCACTAAATATTACTATATCAGCGTAAATTCACTACACAGGCATAACTAGGGTTGccgattcctggagatttgggggtggagcctgggaagggtggggcttggaaaggggagggacctcagcagggtataatgccaccctccaaagcagccattttttccaggggtacttgatctctgcagtctggagatcagttgtaattctggaagatttccacgccccacctggaagttgacaaccctaagcaTAACATACCAGCAGCACATGAGAATATCTTTGCAATTCGGTCCTAATCCAAGGACAGAATTTGAAGAAAATAGGGTATTTTTTTCTGAGAGGAACCAACTCAACAGAATCTAGGAAATCTGTGACTGGATCTTCTCAACGATTTGAACTCATGCAGTGTTCCAGTTCCAAGCAGAGCCATGGTGTGGAGAAACCTTTTCTGCCAACACAGCTTTATCAAGTGAAATTGACCCTCACGCGGTGCTGTTGTTAGccataaaaaggaaaagaagacagGAAAATAGAGGTTATTTGTCCCTTGTGAGGCTACAATCTGAGTGGCAGGAGCACTGAGTAGATTAAATCCCTTTCACTTGTTCTGTAGCCCCATATGCTTAGTATTCAGCTTTCAGAAATGGTGAGAAATTCTGATCAATCCTAGAGTCTcatctgaaagccaagctacaagagacagatTACACGAggaaattacacgaggaggaccacgtgaagggagtcgcagtgttagtcaggaagctgagttttaaaagagatcagaaggctttgttaatgtcccctctctacagagccagggagaccgctgctcagagggtttattaatttcctctttgcctcccaaaggctctgtcagttccttcccggctaacattgcaattcttgtgctcctccttgtgtaatttgtctcttgtagcttggctcttagaggtaACCCATTTTACTCAAATTATGTTCAGTTCAGGTTCTgtcactgaagtcaataggtttagaagggcataattatgcttgggattgcactgtcagttgcGAAGGTGGCATTTTCTAGAATATACTCAAGAGGCAAAAGTAcattataaaatggtaaaatctCACCACATCTGATGCTGATTTCAAGGAAGGAAACAGATGCTGCCTGTGACACATTTCAGCACATTTGCCTGAGATTCTTTCCTGTGACACAGGCCCCACCTATGTGCTCAGTCAGGAAATGTGCCTGGGTTGCGGTTGTCAGCAGACATAATAGATGGAAGATGCTCTTGAAAGTACTGggtcagcttcctttggtgttgTTGCCTATAATGGCTTAGGTACAGTGAGAAATGTACCACTTTACaaaaactaacaaacaaaacCTCCACTAAGCATTATATGAAGGTTACAAGATGGTGGTGAGATGCCCCCAAGCATTAAGCGTAGGCATCTTTAGAACCCACATTTACTATACAGCACCAATGATATGTAAAAGTCCAGCCACTCCATCTGTATTTACTGTGTGTCAGCAATTGCCTGCTGATTGGCTCGTGTTTTTCTATTATAGCATTACATTCAATTAGTGCAGCAAAGGAAATGTTTTTCATGTACAAAGCACAGTTTTGtggcactaacagtgcaatcctgtgcatagtcacacccatctaagcccaatgacatcagtgggcttagaaagttgtaactctgtttaggatgttaCAGTCAATGCCACATTCCTCCCTCATTTGCATTACGAAAGAATAATAAAACCAGGGGTGTGTGATCCGCATCCGGAAACTGGCAAAAAGCCAGATTCATGCCAATCTGGCTTAATTTGGCTATACCAATTCCCCAGGATGACAAGCCCCGCTTCTAATGCCAGCAGCCAGACTTTGCTGGGCTGAATTATTTGGTTGTAGGCAACTGCCACAGGCAGCTGCAACAGAGCCAAGCAGCTCGGAGCAAGAGGGCAGCAACGGTGAAAGGGCAGTGGCTCAAATGGAACCAAGCTCTACGCTAGTGCAGGAGAGTGACAAAagactggtggggagggggatgaggcgGCAGGCAGTGGATTCCCAACccattctgcccctcccccactggagctccaaaagagcccttcaagctgccACCGGCCACTCCCCAGCTCAACAAGCTTCCCCTCTCTTGCTTCAGCAGACCTCAGGCCCAACTCACTGCTAACGGAAAGGCACTTCTGGTAGGGCTCAGGGATGATTTCCCCCCTCTCATTGCAGACCTCTGTGTCACGGCCAACACTATTTTGCattgggcagcagaggaaggtgGAAAGTGGAAAAGTTCGGGAAGCAGAGCTCTACTGATTTTTGAGTACAAACCGTGATTTGTCTTGTTTAATTATAAATATGTCACTCCTTCTCTCCAGGGATCAACCTGCACAGAAAACAGTGTGCCAGAAGCTGACAGCAGACAATGTCCCATGAAGGCCATTCATCAACCTGACCTGTAAGACAATTCCTTCCAAGAAGTCCAATGGGATTAATTCAAGAGGACGTTTTTACAATGAGGAGTAAAGTTGTTTAACATCTGTGAAATTCCGGCCATTTTCATTGCTTTCTTCTTTATagatattaatttttttattgcattgtttgccAGTTCTGCCATTTAGTTCTTTTTCAATATTTACAATATTATACTGTCTTTagtgcattgttctctaattttgtaaccTAGTTTtactaactgttgatcatatgtTTTATATTGTTCTCATTGTACAGTTTTTaattgtgcaatctgccttgagtctgtcttactgagaaaggtggactataaatgaactaaataaatgtATTACATGAGCTCTCTCTCTATAGGGATGCATGAACACTCGTTGCTAGTTTGTCTCACATTCTATTCACCAGTCACAAAAAGAGAGCTGATTTTTTTGATGATCGGCCCAACTGTTTGTTGGCTGTTTGGCAGATTGCTTCATTGTATTCCTTCCAGTGGTGGTCTTAGCCAATGTGCAATAGGGGCAGCTGCACTGGGCCCcatgctggagggaggggagaggaaaaagaggaagcTCCTGCAGCTGCCACTTGCACTCATCCTTCTCTGGGGCTTGAGCCATCCACTCATGGTGGCAGCTTTT
This genomic window from Eublepharis macularius isolate TG4126 chromosome 8, MPM_Emac_v1.0, whole genome shotgun sequence contains:
- the LOC129334818 gene encoding uncharacterized protein LOC129334818, translating into MVLIPEKTSVWKLMKMHAKPVKLSPPAWHLLKADTGSRRSSSTFRSEGWKIVQLPFCLSRRRDRRTSGAGVGGAAGGTASGSSSKSGAGPPDPQVTTGDEVQAWQDDSSPVAVAVEPVECGGSRARGARQRILICGHSYVFWAAHQARRTSVGSQLGLSEKAVLEWQGRRGLRWSGLLPLLFGLGCEPPHILVVHLGGNDLGMLQGRALSAQAQADLRLIAERWPGVLIIWSAMVPRLVWREAGCRQAIERARMKANRAIQKALEGGLGVYLPHPRIRAEVPGLYRGDGVHLSELGNQIFLDDLRQGLQLALDYQWGAKA